ACGGGGGAAACCATGGCTCCCCTGGTGTCCCTTCAGTACTTGCGCTTGAATGGCAACCAGTGGATCTGTGACTGCCAGGCTCGGTCTCTCTGGAATTGGTTTAAGCAGTTTAAAGGATCATCTTCAGAGCTAGAGTGCTACCTTCCCCCCCGCTTGGCAGGGAGAGACCTCAAAAGGCTGCAGAGTGCTGACTTGGAAGGATGTGTCGACTCCTTCAACCAGATACGAACAAGTGTTTTTAGCACTAAGACCAGATCTGGTAAACTGCCAACTGGGGTCCCCCCTCTTGGTTCCCACAATGGTTCCCCGAAGTGCTGCCAGCCAGAAACAGataaatcttttatttatgAAGCTAAAGGCAAGGCAGGTCCTTCTTCCCACAGCAGCCGGCCATCCTCCAACAACCCTCTCAAGGATAAAGAGAACATGTCCAAAACCAAGTACGTTGAGACAGACCCTTCCAAAAATGGCAGCAACAAGCAGATAAACGATTCCCCCTTTGGGACCTTCCCCAGCATTGTAGACCCTCCATTGACCAAGTTGAAACCAGAATTTCTAGAGCCTATTGAACCTTCCACAATCCCAACCAAAAAGAGGCAGGGCTGCtctaaaaagaacaaatcaaaGGCCCAGTGCCGCCTCACGCAGCAAGGAAACAGCTCCACATTACAGCTCAGCCTAAGCCTTTTGATCCCTCCCTTGGTGTGGAGCTTACTGTTATTCTGCTAAAATTAACTCTTTTCCTGGGTTGATGACACTTTAATACTAGACTTTTGCTGACCTCCATAAATgttgcaaacaaaagcaaaactacCATCCACCCTGAGAAAGCTTTGTTACACAAAAGTTAACTGGatgcctttattaaaaaaaaaaaaaacacacaaaaaaaacaaaacaaaaaagacaaacaccAAGATGTACATAATTTATTTGTCCTGAATCCTGTGAATTATACCTTTGGTCTTTGGAACTGCACTTGCCCACAAAGCAGCTTTTGCTACAGCAGATGGTAAAGAAATACGgtttatttacaggaaaaataaaaagtgtaagAAATGCTCCGAAAAGAATGTCTAAAATCTGTTTGTAACTTGACATCCTACTGAACAATATTGCAGGTTCTCATTTGCAGAGGTAATGAATTTGATGCTGTTTTAATCCTATGTTTATGAATATTGCAGTTTTTCTGTATTCATTCTATCACACCATGTTTACGGGCAGCATTTGTTAAAGAATGCTACCTTTTCCTTCACGAGATTGCAGTATATATAgatatgcattttattttacttgtgtACAAGtatacaaaaaaatataaaataaagatttctttttcctaattgATTGTCATCTGCAAGGGGTGAAGTACGCTAACCAGctaaaaaggtgaaaaattaaaaggatgTTGAGTAATCCATGACCTGAAGGCAGTTGAGCATTTAACATGACAGTAATAAACAAGACATACTCAGCATGGTTATGCAATCTTTAACTGATGCCAGAAAAGGGTTTCCTTACATGAAGCATGCTCTGCTCATGCTCCTGTTTCCCTTCAAACTATCCCACGCATTAGCCCAACATCATTCATATTTCAGAATGCTCAGAATAGCATGAAATATTAGCCTAGCCCCTTCAAGATGAGGACTCCAGGTTACAGGTAGAGGAACATTAGTAAGCAATCCCAAGAAGTCGGGCAGggccatttttcttctgatatgCACAGATAACTAGACTTAGGTCTGTGATTAATGAACCAGAAGGTACTTCCAGAGTGAAGCAGCACTCAGGCTTGGATTTCTGTAATAGGTTGTATCTCCCCAAACATGTATCTCCTGGCTTGGCAGCTTcaggctggctgtgctggcaaGCTGGTGTCCATTCCTGGCTGTGCCACCAGAGCTTCATGGAGTCACTGTGCAAGATTTCATCTTCTCTATAACCCCCATCTTTGACCTTGGAAtgctatgaaaataaaaccattgaTGTCTGGTTTTACCACACAGTGGACCATAAAGCAGCTGCCTAGATCTACCTGTGTACTCCTTGTACTGCAGACAGCCCCCCTGTGCACTCTGCATGTACTCCAGGTTATGGCAGGGTTGTGCAGAGAATTTGCCAGGAGGTTGCTTTTCCTTATCAAACTAtagattttcttctgtgctcCTCTCTTCAGGAAGACTGTTGAGATATTGAGGTCTATGCATGCAAGACCAGCCAGTCACATGCAGGTGGCATGTAGTGTGGGCCATAGAAGAGCAAGAGCAGTGTCATGGGTGTATCAAGGTCCTGGGAACATGCACTAGAGGACTATGTGTGCAAGTCACGCCGAGGGTTTCCAGGCTGCACTGGCCACTGTTGGGGTTCACAGCACTGGGACTGGTACTCAGCTTCACAGAACCACATGTGGAGGAGGGAAGGACCATCGCAAGACAGGAGTGAAGGACATCAGCAGGGCCATGACAGTGCCAGCCATTGCTCTAGGCTTGATGGTTCATGAGGAGGGAACAGCAACCATGGGAAGAAGCAGGGGAGGATGCTTGGGTGGCTCACATCCCAGAGAGACTGTGATGCTGCGAGTTGGGCAGCCAGTGTGGCAGTATCTGAGGCACACCTGCAACAACTTCATGGGGTGATGCTGAGTACTTTCTACCTCTGCCACAGCCAGTTTCCACCTGTGTGAATGAGAGGGAGGGCAATGCCCAAACTGTTGCATTTGTGATCTGTCTCCTCCAAATCCATCACTGGGCCTGCCAAAAAGACGTGGCATAGACCTGTACTAGTGAACAGCTCACTCTTGGCACTGAGATGGGAACTGATCTGTCAGTACCAGATGTATCACTGGGCAGGAGATGCTGTGCAGCATGGCCCTGGGATCCCAGCAGATCTGACTGCTGCTGTCCCAGCTTCATGACCAGCATCAGCCTCTGCAGAGGAGCCAGGCATGTTTTGATACAAATACATTGTCCTGCCCAAAGGATGAAGCATGAAGTCAGTGCCCTGTGCTGGAATTCCTAAGTTCCTTGGTAAGCTAGACAGCCTTGACAATCCTGATGCCTGCATGCATGTCCAGTTTGCATGCATACTTATCCACACACAGAGGTGAGTGATCAGTACATTACCAGCTACTTTCTGCCACACTTGCTAGGATTTGTCCCCTTCATGCTAGTGCTGATGGATTTTCTGAGGTCCTGCATGCCCAAAGCAGGCCCTGTCCTCTCCTACTCATCCAAAAGCATCATTCAAATTCTTGAGGGATTCAAACCTACACCAGAAGTTGAAGCACAGTAGCAGAGAGCAGCTCAGCCTGGCACAGCTGTGGGGTCAGCACCGCTCCAAAGCCCATAGaaaagccagaaggaaaaatgctggATGATGTGATGGGCTGCTGTGAAAACTCCCGTTTTGGTCATAGTCTCAGGGCACACCATATGTCTTCCTTGTATAGTAGTTAGTGAGTCTTGTGGTCAAAATGCTTGGACCAGTGTATACAGCTCTATGGGCATGAGGAAATCAGATGAGGTGACAAAAACCAGgatgaatctgaaaaaaaaaaaaaaaaagaaaaaagagaacagctgTGTGTTGTGGCATTTCCCCACAGCAACTAAATGGGCCCTGAAGAGAGCTGAGATCTGGGCTTGTCCATGCCCAAATCAGTATCACAGGAAGTTTGGCTTTGATGCTTCCTGTGGTTATCACAAAGCAGACTAGCGCATTACTGTCACTTATCCTAAATGGACTAGGAGTCGCTTTATGCCAACCCAGTGACACTCTTGCTGCTTTCTAGAGCTTGACTCTGCTGTGCTTTCAGTGGCTCCTAGGACTATATATTGGCCACAAGCCCAGAAGAGTCCCTTGTACTAATTTCCTAGATTTCCTGCTATCCAGATACCAAATTCTGTTTTTACAGGCATTAGAAGGCCATTTGAATGACAAATTATTGAAGAAAGGATTGCAGCAGACATCAGGAACACCTGTAGGAGGTTGGAAGAGGCAAAGTGTGATCTCTGGTATCAGTGAGAGTAGGGAGGGTTTGAGAACTTCAAAGGCAGgcagttttgcttctgctttgtgcTTTGCTGGGGTTGTCACAAGTCTTCCAGATATTCCTAGACCTATTTTGCACTCAGATGTCATTGAGCTAAATGGGATTTTCCCAGCAGGGCTCAGGACCTTGTTGACTGTTCCCCATCTCATGatactctctctctcttcctttctcactGTGCAAGGCACAGTCAATTTTCTGCTCATGTCCTTGATGCCAGGAGAGAAATCAAATAAACAGAGCCAACAGCAAGGAGCCAGAACAGCTCTGGATGGATGAGGGATGCAGTCCAGACTGTCCTGGGAAGAATGGACTCCCCATCACAGAGCACAGAGCTGCACAACTCAGCATGTAATGTCCCCTACACATTGTCACCATGCAGACCTTTGAAATGCAGTGCCCACTATTGAAGATGCAGTAAAAACACAGGAACAAGCAGTGTGTTCATGCTTACTTCTCTGACAGCATTTGCCTCCACAGATCCACACTTATCCTTTGCTGCCAGCTCCACAGTTGTCCTTGTAATGAGCAGGAACAGTAGTACCAAAAGAGAAACTCTTTTTCCAGGTTTTCAGGTCCACTTGTAAGCACCACCAGGCTCCAGGCTAGCCAAGGAGACAATTATGCCCCTCTTTGTCATGGTAACATGTGAAGTGTATTTatcctctgccccctccctccaTCTTCCCATCTTTCTGCAGAGGGCAGGGAGATGGGGCTGTACCTCTCCCTATAGATGGGGAAGTGAGGTCCAAAAGCCTGGGTCCCCAGGTGGTGATTTGTCCCATCCTAAATGAGGTGCCCGACACAGGTATGGTGAGCCTCACTCCAGATGTCCCCATCTCTGTCTACCATACTGTCAAGTTGCAACATCTGAAATGGACACATTTTatgtaaaagtaattttatcaAACTGGttctgaaagctttctttttctgtttcaatggATAACTGTGATTCACTGAGATCAAAACTTCATACAGGGATGCTGTGGCTTTGACGCCATTTCCATCAGCAAGACCTTTTCGATCAAAgccagggaggaagagaggcatAATGCAGTGTGAAAGAAACCGCACTAATGGTCTGGTTCATAAGAAATCCTAGATGTTTATTGGAAAGGACTTAGATGCTCTGACACATGTACCTCAAGCAGTTCTAGTGTAAGCTATGGTCTCCTGAGGATTCCTCACTTTCCCTGTCCAGACCCCCTCCAAGCTTTCAAAAGATGAACAGTCTGGGTCTGTGCCTTGAAAGTCCCTCACAGGGCTGGGTCTAAACCTCATTGCTATAGCTGCTGAATCAGCCTTGCTGGAAACACATCATCAGATGACCAGGAGATGCTGGGAGCAGGACAAGACCAGCCAAAGCTGACCATGGCCAGGCACTGGACCTTGGTAGTTTTCTTATCTGCCCATTGCACACAGCAGATTAGATTACATTCACAACAGTGTTTCAGGAACAGTCATTTTGCTGCATGCAGGGGATCCAGAAATGCAACGCCCTGAGGGAGACAAGCTCAGGCAGAACTAGTGGTCTCGGCTTCAGATTTTAGGAGTCTGCAGTTGCCTCAAATGTGTTCATGGCAGCTGCTTTACTCCCCTCTTGCCCCTCTTTCACTGGATCTGAGAGAACGTGCAAGTTGCTTTTGcctctcctgcccttcccctgaGACAGGGGACTCCCATTTCCAAGCTGGTCCTCCAGACATCAGCACTGTGACTCTCCAACTGCCAAAAAACATTACTCAGGACCCCAAACTGAAATCAGCTTAAATATGTGGAGCTTCTTAATGAAGCTCATCTGAGTTCTGCTTAGCTGCATACCGGTTTTGGAGACCATTTCCAAGCTTTTCTCATCTGAGGCTGAAGTCTCCCCACTCCTCTGAGTTGGGGAAACCATCAGAGAAACACCAAATCTCACAAGACTCAAGACAGTGCTGAGAGATGGCAATGCTGTGTCAGGGACTGGAACCTGCTTCTGGCAGTAGTGCCTGCAGTTACCTGTCTGTGAGGACAAGTACCTGCTTGTAACCCTCGCCCTTGGCTGTAGGCAGACAGCATCGCTGCTCCATCCTTCCCCAATAGCTCATAGAAGATCACTGGGCAAACATCCAGCTGCCTGTGACTCCACAGGGCTGAGGTCTCTGCTCCCAAACAAGATCTCCTAAACCTTGTGAGCAAGTGGTGTTTCCACATCTCTCTGCTCTGACATGGAGAAGATTATCTGAGCTGCTGAGTTTTGCTGCAAACATGATGCATAGAAATAATAAAGGCTGGAAGGTTTTCTAATTTGAAACTGTGTTTCTGGATTAGTTCCCTATAATTAGACAGTGAGGGAGAAGAACTATTGCTGTTCTCCCGCCTCAAAATCAGAGAAGGATAAAAAAACCAGTCATTGAGAGATGGGGGTGGGCAGGAGAACAGAGAACAGGCAAGAGAGGAAAAGGTTTTTTAGGGATGATATTGGACCATGGTGTCATGATTTCTCATGGGAAGCTCTGGAGACAGCATGAACTCTAGGTACAACCATGGTGAGAGCAAGGAATCTGTGAAATTATGTGGAGACCTTCCCTATAAAGCCAAGCCCAAAAATTTGAATCTGGCTAGGGACAGAAGCACTAATTAGAGACCCCTTGATTTGTGCCATAGCTAGGGTGCCACACAGGGAAGTGCTGAGGCAGGTGAGACTTAATGGAATTGCTTCCCAGGGCATCTATAAATAGTGATAATGGAGACTTGGCAAAGAGAGGCATGATGAAAATAAAGGTATACACTGCCCACTCACTAAACGATGAGGCACTTCAAATCTTGAAATGACCCAACTTCAGTACAGTTTGAGAGACTTGTTCTAGGTCAGCAGGTACCAAAACGGCTCAGCGGTCATCAAGCATAAAAACAGTAACATCTTTTGGGATGAAATCATAGCTTTTGATAGGCTGCTGCATTCCACATGGCACCAACACAGGCAGGCTAGCTGGGATGAGTCATGGGCTGGGCTTCTTCACAGCATTTTGGTTGTGGGTGGCTCCATCTGCAGTGGTTTACTTGTGTCAGGTTCCATCTGCAGTGGTTTATTTGTGGGTCAggtctgttggcagtggtttGCTCATGGCTCAGCTCCGTTGTGGTGGTGTGGTTGTGGCTGGCTCCTATTTGCATTTGTTGTTCTGTGGCTGGTTTTGAGTATTATTGTTTGaattaaagcagaaagggaCTGACTACAAAATCTGGTATGAGGAGGGAGTGCTGGACTTTTCCATGTGAGTGGGTagctaacattttaaaacagtgaagCTGCACCTATTGGCTGGTTGTGGGTTTAAACCGGCACTCCTGCAACTCGCTGCATGTGTGtctgctgctgcctgagctGTAAGatcctgctctgctttctgcacaaGCCTCTCTAGTGCAGTTTGATCCAGCACCTCTAGAGAAGGACCAGGAGCTTCATGGCATGGACAGCTGCCGTGGCCCAGGAGCACACCAGCATCTCTCACCAGGTCTGCTGCATGATCCCTCAATGGGCTGGGgatcctccctcctgcctgtgAGCGGAAGAGTGTGTTATGCACTAGCATGTCCATGTCGGGGAGCAGTGGCATGGCATCTTTCTTTTACAGAACCCACCACAGACAGTTCCCAAATACACATGGAGCTGCCCCCCTCCAGACCCTCAGACATCAGCCTCCCCATCGCTGCCTTGCGATGATAAACACAGAGCCTCTGAGCCTTGGGGTAAAGCAACAGAAACAGCTCTGGCTGAGCTGCAACTTCCAGCAGTGTCACACACACAATATGATACCTTGGGTGAGTCATTTAACCTCTTTCCCAGTGTCCATCTGGTTGCAGAGGGGCTGGTGGTAGGAGACTGTGCTGGGTCTTCACACACATCCAAGCTTCTCCTTTAGCAGGAGAAGGGCAGGATCCTtgactgctttttgttttcactggagCAAAGCCCTGGAGTGGGCTGACTGAGCACTCTTACTTAGCTGCACGTTTGCTAAATaagggcagagctgctcttttCTCCCCCGGTATTTCCATTCAAACTGCAatagcagtggcagcaggagcagctgttCCCATGGAATATTTATTAGTTGTTTGCAGGAATGTCAAAAAGAGACAGTGGTTGTATTAATACACTCTCAGAGCAGCAGTCTTGGAAAGTTATTTTATGCAATTCTTAGTCAAAGTGCTTTATGTAATAGTTACAAGTGCTTACAAATCCCAGtgacattttcttgtttcttgacAAGCAGCTGTTCAGTGTCAGGACACTGAGACAGGAATCAACCACTTTTGCTCATTCATTAGCTTTCTCCatcctcccctctgccctgcagtgAAATTAACACTGGGTTACCTGGAAGGCTCAGTCCCTTTCTGCATGACAGTTAGAAACTGAGCTCAAACAAGATACAGCAAGTCTGGATAACAGGCATGTTTCTCACACAGTGATGTCAGACAGTCACGCAAATTTCAAGTTGACTTCAAGCCGCTAGGAGCTAGGACTAAGTGTTCCCATTTGCTTTGGACAGTAAAAGTTGAAATTTTAACAAGGTTTCCAAGTATTTAgctaaattctttttttttgctcctcACTGCCCCTCCCTTGCTATCAGACTGATCTTGCTGGGACTGTGGGGTTGAGGCTGGTGGGGACAAAGGATGTTGAAGGGAAAGCAGCTTGAAGTCTCCCAAACAAGGAGGTCTGGGAATGCATTCATATGCATGCCTAATTTCTATGAGCTGGGGAGGCGGGGGCTGTGGAAAGTACACTGGATGTTTAACTTTACTATGTATGTTTTGAGATTGTGTGTCACTTTTAGGAGTGTTTCCAGCAACAGCAGCTCACCAGAGGGGTTCAATACCAAGGGCCTCCAAACTCCATGTGGGTAAGTTCTTGCAGtgttgttggtttggtt
This sequence is a window from Pelecanus crispus isolate bPelCri1 chromosome 11, bPelCri1.pri, whole genome shotgun sequence. Protein-coding genes within it:
- the RTN4R gene encoding reticulon-4 receptor, whose translation is MKSCLVQGSKLLILVLCLNIQSEVESCPGACVCYSEPKITISCQQQGLTAIPTEIPIQSQRIFLHNNKITLVRSTSFTSCRNMTILWIHSNNISLIEPGAFYGLNKLEELDLSDNTNLKSINPVTFRGLVHLHTLHLDRCGLLELSTGLFRGLFSLQYLYLQDNNLQNLLDDTFIDLANLTYLFLHGNKIKSLSENVFRGLINLDRLLLHQNRVSLVHRRSFHDLGKVMTLYLFNNNLTVLTGETMAPLVSLQYLRLNGNQWICDCQARSLWNWFKQFKGSSSELECYLPPRLAGRDLKRLQSADLEGCVDSFNQIRTSVFSTKTRSGKLPTGVPPLGSHNGSPKCCQPETDKSFIYEAKGKAGPSSHSSRPSSNNPLKDKENMSKTKYVETDPSKNGSNKQINDSPFGTFPSIVDPPLTKLKPEFLEPIEPSTIPTKKRQGCSKKNKSKAQCRLTQQGNSSTLQLSLSLLIPPLVWSLLLFC